Within Candidatus Methanomethylicota archaeon, the genomic segment GTGTGAAGAGGATGTTGAGTATGTAATGAGATTGCCTTGGGTTATGGTGGGATCTGATGGTAGTGCTGTGGCTCCTGAGGGGGTTTTGGGGAAGGGTAAACCCCACCCAAGATATTATGGGACATTCCCAAGAGTTCTCGGAGTTTATTCCCGTGAGAGGAAGGTGATAAGTTTGGAGCAAGCTATAAGGAAGATGACATATCTCCCAGCTTGGAGACTTGGATTTAGAGATCGTGGGATAATACGTGAAGGAGCTTATGCAGATATCGTCGTCTTCGATCCTAAGACTGTGATAGATAACGCCACCTTCATAGATCCGCACAGACTTCCAAGTGGAATACTACACGTAATAGTTAATGGTGTAGTAATAATATATAATGGTGTTCATACTGGTGCAAAGGCTGGTAGAGTTCTGAGGAGGTATGGTTTTGAAAAATTGAAGACTTCATGATGTGTATTGCTACTCTTTAACCCCTCACTTTTTACAAATATATTTTTATGTATTATATGCTATGCCCCTTTAACTTCTGGTATTGCCTTTTAGTTTTGAAAGTTCTTTATTGAATAATGAGATTAATGCATTTATTTCGCTTCCTAAGGCTATCATTTTGAATCCCATATCCCTATGTTTTTCAGCATATTCTAATGAGCTGTATATTCCTATTGGTTTACCCCTTTCAATGCATATCTTTAGAATTCCATTGATCACTTCTTGAACTTCTCTGTGTTGTGGGTTTCCTACGTGTCCAAGTGATGTTGCTAGATCGTATGGGCCTATGAATAGTGCATCTACACCATCAACCATAATTATCTCATTAATGTTTTCATAAGCTTCCCTAGTCTCTATTTGTGCAATTAGCATTAAGTCTCTCTCCACATTCTCCAAATACTCCTTAAGCTTCAATCCATATTTTGCAGCTCTTCTTGGGCCATACCCCCTAATCCCCCTTGGAGGATATCTTATTGCCCTTACAGCTTCCTCAGCCTGTTTCCTATTATTTATCCATGGAACCATAATCCCCATGGCACCCACATCTAAAACCTGCTTTATCTGTACGAAATCATTCCATGGAACTCTAACTATAGGTGTCACCCTATCCTCATCTATTACTTGCATAATTCTATGGACATCGCCAATGGTTAGTGGTGCATGCTCCATATCTATGAGCATCCAATCGAAATCAAGCATAGACAACGCTTCCGCTATATCTGTGGAGTTTGTAGTTATCCAAATACCGTAAGTAGTCTCCCCCCTTATCAACTTCTCCTTCAACCTATTAACCATAACACCCATCAAACTAATATGACTCGTTCTATTGAAAAACCTATTCATTGACTTGGTTACATTTGAATTTAATATACCCTTTTACCTTATCATAATATTTTATGGTGGTTTCTATGCCTATTGTGCATGTCTTTGTGTGGGAAGGGTTTTCTGATGATGCTAAGAGGAGGACTATTCATGGGATAACCAATGTATTCACTGAGCTTGGTATTCCAAAGGAGGCTGTGGAGGTTTTGATACATGAATTGCCCATGAAGAATTGGGGGATTGGTGGCTGTCAAGCTAGTGAAAAGTTTAAGGATGTAAGGATACCATAAATACCCATCTTTTTTAATTCAATTTCCTAAATTGTAAGGTTTAAAGGGTAGTCTTTCAA encodes:
- a CDS encoding tautomerase family protein, with the translated sequence MPIVHVFVWEGFSDDAKRRTIHGITNVFTELGIPKEAVEVLIHELPMKNWGIGGCQASEKFKDVRIP
- a CDS encoding aldolase/citrate lyase family protein translates to MVNRLKEKLIRGETTYGIWITTNSTDIAEALSMLDFDWMLIDMEHAPLTIGDVHRIMQVIDEDRVTPIVRVPWNDFVQIKQVLDVGAMGIMVPWINNRKQAEEAVRAIRYPPRGIRGYGPRRAAKYGLKLKEYLENVERDLMLIAQIETREAYENINEIIMVDGVDALFIGPYDLATSLGHVGNPQHREVQEVINGILKICIERGKPIGIYSSLEYAEKHRDMGFKMIALGSEINALISLFNKELSKLKGNTRS